The following are encoded together in the Sparus aurata chromosome 1, fSpaAur1.1, whole genome shotgun sequence genome:
- the tnrc6c2 gene encoding trinucleotide repeat-containing gene 6C protein isoform X2 — protein MEEKKKKKQEEKTKTDVAQKKAADQKPKVPEPAPTKPSLGPPPYHFHPASPTLPLSSSSSSSGNGKRASSSSQVSTQTPSQQQCQLSASTPRYPPREVPPRFRQQEHKQLLKRGQPLPAGALCALTLSSSSSSSSSSSPSSSYSTASTTTSSTTPNSATSSAGKRLPDISLQSGPVAQYETSHWGASLPIDSPSSANSWDKVIIDRSDTEAWPSISRSSESSHPAAPECPLGLASSNQDISAVTTTNSSSFLSMATGAAGQQAHYPSLKANNNMMTGPGSANTLAGNRGWGSDGKQDGMNGGRVVAPNNWGSPNFNLNLNPNANPSAWPVLGHEGGGGGGIGPNGMSNSPSLPPGINGNGNMGNGSLGGADNGGGGWGGMISANENDQQHPSNKTSMSFNMEPANLNTDGPNHTKQQQAQEPMSPIHGLTGWGGQSPTESSQLNGDTTGSSVWGSGETKAADSPKDSGWDSTPSVGLSAWGRQGSGGGGSSGSGGWGEWGKSSGAVDASKGWDSVDAGSSGSGQEQNLSSWGQQPGTAPASEGSGDSSEGRSNQRDRSSSMDYTPVLPRQDLDPRVLSNTGWGQTPIRQHTVWEMEEANSNDEKSNSRSDTLGGSSTNGGPSSTNGGTINPNIGPGQRPGSGGKNDSEGSSSSGWGAPPPQPMQHGPGWRDTPQSHSKAPNGNSTTSGWGDPMPASDPRNGGTPSWGSEDKKSSWDDGPMKSQPSGWGEGPKISHGWGNSNGASNNTNTGDWGEAEVKNNGSSSNMWEGEGGNGGSSGWKDSPRGGNRGGGWSKPAPTMSNSNWGETPRTNGPVQGGWGSSKPQESSSSSTGSGGGGSMGSWGGPGSVKQNTSTWGSGSKQDQGMEPTGWEEPSPPSIRRKMEIDDGTSTWGDPVTYNKTVNMWDRNNPNNNPGNSGPPPSKNGGVIIPNSNNNNHSVSPGNNNHHHTHHMHHHPHHGQPPTLLQHHGNNNGSPSNGASHPGAPPPGRPPLANPGWGELPSVQPKSEPAWGEPAAPTSTVDNGTSAWGKPQGGVGGWADGGHEPSGPYGRASGPPGSAPCKPGPKPMQDSWGNGEEMGMSTSQWDTEDGDMWNSPTSQESSSSCNSWGNGPKKGPSKGKIVNKPDEAWIMNRLIKQLTDMGFPRDPAEEALKSNNMNLDQAMSALLEKKTDLDKRGMGMTDYSNGMNKPMVCRPSALSKDPSDRNAFLDKDGVMSDDAPPSPFLPSPSLKLPLANSSLPGQGLGQGNPGLAMQNLNNRQQIPSGMFGSSGAAQTRAMQQQQPPQPPVPPLSSSQPSLRAQVPQFLSPQVQAQLLQFAAKNIGLNPALLTSPINPQQMTLLYQLQQLQMAYQRLQIQQQMMQAQRNVSGPIRQQEQQVARTITNMQQQIQQHQRQLYQALLMKQQQLPSHSSSSSSSAGLHPPGGPAGGHGSGKSTLDPFTGPHQAPGLADTLHTKEPPSSPNAYSTYPLSGLNPNMNVNCMEVGGMSLKEPPQPQSRLSQWTHSNSMDSLSGNSSNMENNLNKHGAISAASSLGPPGKPPQLEDSYSPYNLMSSSESPTSPLVPPDSWGQGKSPNEKISNGTNINWPPEFCPGVPWKGLQNIDPENDPNMTPGSVPSGPTINTNIHDVNRYLLRDRNGATSPAPPLQNGSLPPTSSDWTVSGYSSSFSLSSSEGDSSGKLSDMKSTWSPGPISQSQASLSHELWKVPQGPRNTTAPSRPPPGLTNNKPSSTWGGNSLGLSQGWSGSYSSEGTTWSTDSSNRTSSWLVLRNLTPQIDGSTLRTLCMQHGPLITFHLNLTQGNAVVRYSSKDEAAKAQKSLHMCVLGNTTILAEFAGEEEVNRFFAQGQSLGANTTSWQANPGTNQNRMGAAQSHSMGQWSSGGGGGKASGGDLLWGGVPQYSSLWGPPGGDDARVIGSPTPINTLLPGDLLSGESM, from the exons TGCCAGAACCTGCTCCCACTAAGCCCAGTCTCGGCCCACCACCCTACCACTTCCACCCCGCCAGCCCTACGctgcccctctcctcctcctcctcttcttctggcAATGGCAAGCGCGCCTCCTCCAGTAGCCAAGTCTCGACTCAGACTCCCTCTCAGCAGCAGTGCCAGTTGTCTGCCAGTACTCCTCGCTACCCGCCCAGAGAGGTGCCCCCACGCTTCCGCCAGCAGGAGCACAAGCAGCTACTGAAGAGAGGCCAGCCACTGCCTGCAGGAGCGCTCTGCgctctcaccctctcctcttcctcttcctcttcctcctcctcttcgccCTCATcatcttactctactgcttctACGACTACCAGCAGCACTACCCCAAACTCTGCCACGTCCTCTGCAGGCAAACGCCTCCCAG ACATATCCCTCCAGAGTGGCCCTGTTGCCCAGTATGAGACCTCTCATTGGGGAGCCTCTTTGCCAATTGACAGCCCCTCCAGTGCcaacagctgggacaaagtgATTATTGACAGAAGTGACACAGAAGCTTGGCCCTCCATCAGTCGCAGTAGTGAGTCCAGCCACCCTGCTGCACCAGAATGCCCCTTAGGCTTAGCTAGCTCTAACCAAGACATCAGTGCTGTCACTACCACCAATAGTAGTAGTTTTCTGAGTATGGCCACAGGTGCCGCAGGCCAGCAGGCCCACTACCCCTCTCTCAAAGCTAACAATAACATGATGACAGGACCTGGGTCAGCCAACACATTAGCAGGTAACAGAGGCTGGGGCTCAGATGGGAAACAAGATGGTATGAATGGTGGCCGAGTCGTAGCACCCAATAACTGGGGCTCTCCCAATTTTAACTTGAACCTTAATCCCAATGCCAACCCATCAGCCTGGCCTGTTCTGGGCCATgagggtggtggaggtggtggtatTGGCCCCAACGGGATGTCAAACTCCCCATCCCTCCCACCAGGTATCAATGGCAATGGAAACATGGGAAATGGAAGCCTTGGAGGTGCAGATAATGGTGGGGGGGGTTGGGGTGGCATGATAAGTGCTAACGAAAATGATCAACAGCACCCTTCAAACAAGACAAGCATGTCTTTCAATATGGAACCTGCTAATCTTAACACTGATGGACCAAACCACACTAAGCAACAGCAAGCTCAGGAGCCTATGAGCCCTATCCATGGGTTAACTGGCTGGGGAGGCCAGTCACCCACTGAATCATCTCAGCTCAATGGGGACACAACAGGCAGCTCTGTATGGGGAAGTGGAGAAACCAAGGCAGCTGACTCTCCCAAGGACTCAGGCTGGGACTCAACTCCCTCTGTAGGCCTTTCTGCCTGGGGCCGCCAaggcagtggtggtggtggtagtagtGGAAGTGGTGGCTGGGGCGAATGGGGGAAATCCTCTGGTGCTGTAGATGCATCTAAAGGCTGGGACTCTGTAGATGCTGGTAGTTCTGGTTCTGGCCAAGAGCAGAACCTCAGCTCATGGGGCCAGCAGCCTGGAACAGCTCCAGCAAGCGAGGGTAGTGGGGACAGCAGTGAAGGTCGATCAAATCAAAGAGACAGGTCCTCCAGCATGGATTATACCCCTGTGCTACCCCGGCAGGACCTGGACCCGAGGGTGCTGAGTAACACAGGTTGGGGACAGACCCCCATCCGGCAGCACACTGTATGGGAGATGGAAGAAGCCAACTCCAATGATGAGAAGAGCAACAGCCGCTCAGACACCTTAGGAGGCTCCAGCACTAATGGTGGACCCTCATCCACGAATGGTGGAACCATCAACCCAAACATTGGCCCTGGCCAGAGGCCTGGGTCTGGAGGAAAAAATGACAGTGAAGGGTCATCTTCCTCTGGCTGGGGAGCCCCTCCACCTCAGCCAATGCAGCATGGACCAGGATGGCGGGACACCCCACAGTCACACAGCAAAGCCCCAAATGGAAATAGCACTACCAGTGGCTGGGGAGACCCTATGCCTGCCAGTGATCCTAGAAATGGAGGAACTCCATCCTGGGGTTCTGAGGACAAGAAATCCAGCTGGGATGATGGCCCGATGAAAAGTCAGCCTTCTGGCTGGGGAGAGGGCCCCAAAATCTCTCATGGTTGGGGCAACAGTAATGGAGCCTCCAACAACACCAATACAGGGGACTGGGGAGAGGCAGAGGTAAAAAACAATGGATCCTCCAGCAACATgtgggaaggagaaggagggaatGGAGGAAGTAGTGGATGGAAGGATAGCCCCAGAGGAGGAAATAGAGGAGGAGGCTGGAGTAAGCCTGCGCCTACTATGAGTAATAGCAACTGGGGGGAAACCCCACGGACCAATGGCCCAGTGCAGGGAGGCTGGGGCTCTTCAAAGCCCCAGGaaagcagtagcagcagcactGGCAGTGGAGGAGGTGGCAGCATGGGTTCATGGGGTGGTCCAGGTTCTGTGAAGCAGAACACATCTACCTGGGGCAGTGGTAGCAAACAGGACCAGGGCATGGAGCCCACTGGCTGGGAAGagccctcccctccctccatccgCAGGAAGATGGAGATTGACGATGGAACATCCACCTGGGGCGATCCCGTCACCTACAACAAGACTGTCAACATGTGGGATCGCAACAATCCCAATAATAACCCAGGCAACAGCGGCCCACCTCCCAGTAAGAATGGTGGAGTGATTATCCccaacagtaacaacaacaatcacTCTGTCAGCCCTGGCAACAACAATCATCATCACACTCACCACATGCACCATCATCCTCATCATGGCCAACCCCCAACTCTTCTGCAACACCATGGAAATAACAATGGGTCACCCAGCAATGGTGCATCACATCCAGGTGCACCCCCACCGGGTAGACCCCCCCTCGCCAACCCAG GTTGGGGAGAGCTTCCCAGTGTTCAACCCAAGTCGGAGCCTGCATGGGGAGAGCCAGCAGCTCCAACATCAACTGTGGACAATGGCACCTCTGCCTGGGGCAAGCCACAAGGGGGAGTGGGAGGATGGGCAGACGGTGGCCATGAGCCCTCTGGACCCTATGGCAGGGCCAGTGGACCCCCGGGTTCTGCACCCTGCAAGCCAG GCCCCAAACCTATGCAAGATAGCTGGGGAAATGGAGAGGAGATGGGCATGTCCACTAGCCaatgggacacagaggatgggGATATGTGGAACAGCCCCACCTCTCAGGAGAGCAGCTCCTCTTGCAACTCTTGGGGCAATGGACCCAAGAAGGGCCCGAGCAAG GGGAAGATTGTCAACAAGCCAGATGAGGCTTGGATCATGAATCGTCTCATCAAACAGCTCACTGACATGGGCTTTCCG AGAGACCCTGCTGAGGAGGCTCTGAAGAGCAACAACATGAACCTTGACCAGGCCATGA GCGCCCTGTTGGAGAAGAAGACGGACCTGGACAAGCGGGGCATGGGCATGACTGATTACAGCAATGGCATGAACAAGCCCATGGTGTGTCGGCCCTCTGCACTCTCCAAAGACCCCTCTGACCGCAACGCCTTTCTTGACAAG GATGGTGTTATGTCAGATGACGCCCCACCATCACCGTTTCTGCCTTCCCCCAGCTTGAAGCTCCCCCTGGCCAACAGTAGCCTTCCTGGGCAGGGTCTGGGACAAGGCAACCCGGGGCTGGCCATGCAAAACTTGAACAACAGACAACAG ATACCCAGTGGAATGTTTGGCAGTAGTGGAGCAGCACAAACCCGGgccatgcagcagcagcagcctcctcaGCCACCAGTGCCACCTCTCAGCTCCTCCCAGCCTAGTCTACGTGCTCAAGTGCCTCAGTTTCTCTCCCCTCAG GTCCAAGCACAGCTCTTGCAGTTTGCAGCAAAAAACATTGGTCTGAATCCTGCACTTTTAACCTCACCAATAAACCCTCAACAAATGACTCTCTTGTACCAACTTCAGCAACTGCAAATG GCGTACCAGCGTTTACAAATCCAGCAGCAGATGATGCAGGCGCAACGCAACGTTTCCGGCCCAATTAGACAACAAGAGCAGCAA GTTGCACGTACAATCACCAACATGCAGCAGCAGATCCAGCAGCACCAGCGTCAGCTATATCAAGCGCTACTGATGAAGCAACAGCAACTTCCCTCTCattcctcatcctcttcctcctccgctGGTCTGCATCCTCCTGGTGGCCCCGCCGGAGGCCATGGCTCCGGCAAATCAACCCTGGACCCCTTCACAGGCCCACACCAGGCTCCGGGCCTCGCCGACACTCTGCACACCAAAGAGCCGCCGTCTTCGCCCAATGCCTACAGCACCTACCCTCTCT ctggaCTGAATCCAAACATGAATGTAAACTGCATGGAGGTCGGGGGTATGTCCCTGAAGGAGCCCCCTCAGCCCCAATCCCGCCTGTCCCAGTGGACACACTCTAACTCCATGGACAGCCTCTCTGGCAACTCCTCAAACATGGAGAACAACCTCAATAAGCACG GTGCCATATCTGCTGCCTCTTCCCTGGGCCCCCCTGGAAAGCCCCCCCAGCTGGAGGACTCATACAGCCCTTACAATCTAATGTCCAGCTCAGAGTCCCCCACCAGCCCCCTGGTGCCCCCAGACAGCTGGGGCCAGGGCAAGAGCCCCAATGAGAAGATCTCCAATGGGACCAACATTAATTGGCCCCCAG AGTTCTGCCCAGGTGTGCCATGGAAGGGCCTTCAGAACATCGACCCAGAGAATGACCCCAACATGACCCCTGGCAGCGTCCCAAGCGGTCCCACCATCAACACCAACATCCATGACGTCAATCGATACCTCCTGCGGGACAGGAACGGAG CCACTTCCCCAGCTCCTCCACTTCAGAATGGCTCTCTGCCTCCAACCAGCAGTGACTGGACAGTCAGTGGCTACTCTAGCTCTTTCAgtctgtcatcctctgagggAGACAGCTCAG GTAAACTATCTGACATGAAGTCCACCTGGTCCCCAGGACCCATCTCCCAGAGCCAAGCCTCTTTGTCCCATGAGCTGTGGAAAGTCCCTCAAGGGCCACGCAACACCACGGCCCCTTCCAGACCCCCGCCAGGCCTCACCAACAACAAGCCCTCCTCCACTTGGGGCGGCAACTCACTGGGCCTGTCCCAAGGTTGGAGCGGCTCCTACTCCTCGG AGGGAACCACCTGGAGCACTGACAGCTCCAACAGGACCAGCAGCTGGCTGGTGCTGAGGAATCTCACCCCACAA ATTGATGGTTCCACTCTGCGGACCCTGTGCATGCAGCATGGCCCCCTGATCACATTCCACCTCAACCTGACCCAGGGGAACGCTGTGGTGCGCTACAGCTCCAAGGACGAGGCCGCAAAGGCCCAGAAGTCTCTGCACAT GTGTGTGCTTGGAAACACCACCATCCTAGCGGAGTTCGCTGGCGAGGAGGAGGTGAACCGCTTCTTTGCACAAGGCCAGTCGCTAGGGGCAAACACCACTAGCTGGCAGGCTAACCCGGGAACCAATCAAAACCGGATGGGGGCAGCGCAGTCCCACTCTATGGGCCAGTGGAGCAGCGGTGGCGGTGGAGGCAAGGCCAGCGGAGGCGACCTTTTGTGGGGCGGGGTGCCCCAGTACTCGAGCCTGTGGGGACCTCCGGGCGGGGATGATGCCCGCGTGATCGGGAGCCCCACCCCCATCAACACCCTGCTGCCTGGTGATCTGCTCAGTGGGGAGTCCATGTAG